A window of Dyella terrae contains these coding sequences:
- a CDS encoding bifunctional helix-turn-helix transcriptional regulator/GNAT family N-acetyltransferase — MYLSSLSELAFGSRLKALSDHFYLAADEVYRACGADIESRWFPVLRYLWESGPSAVGDVAAAIGQTHSAVSQLADKLEKQDMVRRLRDPDDGRRSVLALTDKAVKALGTLGPIWSAIRRGVVASLGEEGTRLLATLAACEKALAERPIVPAILAEYAQLNEAPVEIVAYQPELAPDFYRLNAHWLQKYFQIEDIDREMLGNPGRYVIEPGGAVFFARKGGEVVGTVALLRESPGVYELSKMCVDELFQGLGVGRKLLDAAIAEYHRRGGTTLFLESNSRLKTALNMYEKAGFVFQPAIRPGSHYARADVYMIYQPDAVRAA, encoded by the coding sequence ATGTACCTGTCCTCCCTTTCCGAACTGGCCTTCGGCAGCCGCCTCAAGGCGCTGAGCGATCACTTCTACCTGGCCGCTGACGAGGTCTACCGCGCCTGCGGTGCCGATATCGAATCGCGCTGGTTCCCCGTGCTTCGCTATCTGTGGGAGAGCGGCCCCAGCGCAGTGGGAGACGTCGCCGCAGCCATTGGCCAGACCCATTCGGCCGTGAGCCAGCTGGCTGACAAGCTTGAGAAGCAGGACATGGTGCGCCGGCTGCGCGATCCGGACGACGGCCGCCGCAGCGTGCTGGCGCTGACGGACAAGGCGGTGAAGGCGCTCGGTACGCTGGGGCCCATCTGGAGCGCGATCCGCCGCGGCGTCGTGGCGTCCCTGGGTGAGGAAGGCACGCGCTTGCTGGCTACGCTGGCCGCCTGCGAGAAGGCGCTGGCCGAGCGTCCGATCGTGCCAGCCATCCTGGCCGAGTATGCGCAGCTCAATGAAGCGCCGGTCGAGATCGTGGCCTACCAGCCGGAACTGGCGCCGGACTTCTATCGCCTCAACGCGCACTGGCTGCAGAAGTACTTCCAGATCGAGGACATCGACCGGGAGATGCTCGGCAACCCCGGACGCTACGTGATCGAGCCCGGAGGCGCGGTGTTCTTCGCGCGCAAAGGCGGTGAGGTGGTCGGGACGGTAGCGCTGCTGCGTGAGTCCCCCGGGGTGTACGAGCTGTCCAAGATGTGCGTGGACGAACTGTTCCAGGGCCTTGGCGTGGGGCGAAAGTTGCTTGATGCGGCCATCGCTGAATACCACCGCCGCGGTGGGACGACGCTGTTCCTTGAGTCGAACAGCCGCCTGAAGACGGCGCTCAACATGTACGAAAAGGCCGGCTTCGTGTTCCAGCCCGCGATCCGGCCAGGCTCGCATTACGCGCGCGCGGACGTGTACATGATTTACCAGCCCGACGCAGTCAGGGCGGCCTGA
- the crp gene encoding cAMP-activated global transcriptional regulator CRP, with the protein MTVAQLKYQLQQAFERSQAPANFAPDPASMERFLALCHRRRYPGKTAIIRPGDPANTLYYIVDGSLAVCTEDEQGRELILAYLSRGQFIGEMGLFVEQAQRESMVRTRTPCEMAEISYERLFHLMEGPLREECPKILFAIGSQLTHRLLRTSRQVSRMAFMDVTNRISRTLLDLCQEPDAMTHPEGTQIRISRQEVSRIVGCSREMVGRVLKQLEEQGMIDVAGKTIVVRGTR; encoded by the coding sequence CTGACCGTGGCGCAACTCAAATACCAACTCCAACAAGCTTTTGAACGCTCCCAGGCTCCGGCGAACTTCGCGCCAGACCCGGCTTCCATGGAGCGATTCCTGGCCCTGTGCCACCGTCGGCGCTACCCGGGTAAAACTGCCATCATCCGCCCGGGCGACCCGGCGAACACGCTTTACTACATCGTGGATGGCTCCCTGGCGGTCTGCACGGAAGACGAACAGGGTCGCGAACTGATCCTCGCCTACCTCAGCCGCGGCCAGTTCATCGGCGAAATGGGGCTGTTCGTGGAGCAGGCCCAGCGCGAATCCATGGTGCGCACCCGCACGCCGTGCGAAATGGCCGAGATCAGCTACGAGCGCCTCTTCCACCTGATGGAAGGCCCGCTGCGTGAGGAATGCCCGAAGATCCTCTTCGCGATCGGCTCGCAGCTCACGCATCGCCTGCTGCGCACCTCGCGTCAGGTCAGCCGCATGGCCTTCATGGACGTCACCAACCGCATCTCGCGCACGCTGCTGGACCTGTGCCAGGAGCCCGATGCCATGACCCACCCGGAAGGGACGCAGATCCGCATCTCGCGCCAGGAAGTCAGCCGCATCGTGGGTTGCTCGCGCGAAATGGTGGGCCGCGTACTCAAGCAGCTCGAGGAGCAGGGCATGATCGACGTGGCCGGCAAGACCATCGTGGTGCGCGGCACTCGCTGA
- the speD gene encoding adenosylmethionine decarboxylase — protein sequence MVKPLPRLRLQGFNNLTKALSFNIYDICYAVSEEQRQRYIEYIDEQYDADRLTQILTDVAEIIGANILNIARQDYDPQGASVTILISEEPVVEKLGRDTISGAVVAHMDKSHITVHTYPETHPHNGIATFRADIDVATCGVISPLKALNYLIDSFESDIVIADYRVRGFTRDVKGKKHFIDHKINSVQDYLAKHIRQKYEMFDVNVYQENMFHTKMHIKDFDLDTYLFEAHADDLSFKERQRIESLLRREIEELFHGRNLM from the coding sequence GTGGTGAAACCACTCCCGCGCCTGCGCCTGCAGGGCTTCAACAACCTTACCAAAGCTCTGAGCTTTAATATCTACGACATCTGCTATGCGGTGTCCGAAGAGCAGCGCCAGCGCTACATCGAGTACATCGATGAGCAATACGACGCCGATCGCCTGACCCAGATCCTCACGGATGTGGCGGAGATCATCGGCGCCAACATCCTGAACATCGCCCGCCAGGATTACGATCCGCAGGGCGCGTCGGTCACCATCCTCATTTCCGAGGAGCCGGTGGTCGAAAAGCTTGGTCGCGACACCATTTCCGGTGCCGTGGTCGCGCACATGGACAAGAGCCACATCACCGTCCACACCTACCCGGAAACGCATCCGCACAACGGCATTGCGACCTTCCGCGCGGACATCGATGTCGCTACCTGCGGCGTCATTTCGCCGCTGAAGGCCCTGAACTACCTGATCGACAGCTTTGAGTCGGACATCGTCATCGCCGACTACCGCGTGCGTGGTTTCACCCGCGATGTGAAGGGCAAGAAGCACTTCATCGATCACAAGATCAACTCCGTGCAGGACTACCTGGCCAAGCACATCCGTCAGAAGTACGAGATGTTCGACGTCAACGTGTACCAGGAAAACATGTTCCACACGAAGATGCACATCAAGGACTTCGACCTGGATACGTACCTGTTCGAAGCCCACGCGGACGACCTCTCGTTCAAGGAGCGCCAGCGCATCGAGTCGCTGCTGCGCCGCGAGATCGAAGAGCTCTTCCACGGTCGCAACCTGATGTAA
- a CDS encoding low molecular weight protein tyrosine phosphatase family protein, with protein sequence MQHILFLCSRNRLRSPTAEAIFAGRPGVETASAGLAPDAETPLDADMLAWANLIVVMERQHRNKLTQRFAGAIQGKRIVCLDIPDRYDYMQPELVSLLEKKCAPLLAR encoded by the coding sequence ATGCAGCACATTCTTTTCCTCTGCAGTCGTAATCGCCTGCGTAGTCCCACTGCCGAGGCGATCTTCGCAGGCAGGCCGGGCGTGGAAACGGCTTCCGCCGGCCTGGCGCCGGATGCCGAGACCCCGCTGGATGCAGACATGCTCGCGTGGGCCAACCTGATCGTCGTGATGGAGCGGCAACACCGGAACAAGCTCACGCAGCGATTTGCCGGCGCCATTCAGGGCAAGCGCATCGTCTGTCTCGATATTCCCGATCGCTACGACTACATGCAGCCGGAGCTGGTGTCGCTGCTTGAGAAGAAATGCGCGCCGCTGCTGGCGCGCTGA
- the coq7 gene encoding 2-polyprenyl-3-methyl-6-methoxy-1,4-benzoquinone monooxygenase — protein MNVRSLSPLDRLLAGVERALETVAGAPEAARPSPALAVEEAELDDAERRHAAGLMRINHTGEVCAQALYDGQAALARSEENRQHLQHAAAEETDHLAWCADRLKELDSRPSLLNPLWYAGSYAIGALAALAGDPVSLGFVVETENQVEAHLAEHMDTLPPQDDRSRAVLQQMQDDEIRHAHNARERGGIDLPFPIPSVMHLTSKLMKTVAYRI, from the coding sequence ATGAACGTTCGCTCGCTTTCTCCCCTGGACCGCCTGCTGGCCGGTGTCGAGCGCGCCCTGGAAACCGTGGCCGGCGCACCGGAAGCGGCACGCCCCTCGCCCGCGCTCGCTGTCGAAGAAGCCGAGCTGGATGATGCCGAGCGTCGCCACGCCGCCGGCCTGATGCGCATCAACCACACCGGCGAAGTCTGCGCCCAGGCGCTTTATGACGGCCAGGCCGCCCTCGCCCGCAGCGAGGAGAATCGCCAGCACCTCCAGCACGCCGCCGCCGAGGAAACCGATCACCTTGCGTGGTGCGCCGATCGCCTGAAGGAACTGGATAGCCGACCCAGCCTGCTCAATCCGCTGTGGTATGCCGGCAGCTATGCCATCGGTGCGCTGGCCGCCCTCGCTGGCGACCCGGTCAGCCTTGGCTTCGTAGTGGAAACCGAAAACCAGGTGGAAGCGCATCTTGCCGAGCACATGGACACATTGCCGCCGCAGGACGACCGCTCCCGCGCCGTGCTTCAACAGATGCAGGACGATGAGATTCGCCACGCGCACAACGCCCGCGAACGCGGCGGCATCGACCTGCCCTTCCCGATTCCCTCGGTGATGCACCTCACCTCGAAGCTGATGAAGACGGTCGCCTACCGGATTTGA
- a CDS encoding (Fe-S)-binding protein, with product MRIAELADQCVQCGLCLPVCPTYALDANEVESPRGRIALAAALARGQVEASADLRIHLDHCLGCLNCQKVCPAHVKYDDLLVQTRALLGAAPERPTQLLEIIKRPAQWTRWRRIGQWTAFDAWKGAVAPILARPSLRNALAVWPKWPLPARHQGVAGTVSADDDVVALFPGCIASVEDRDAQAAATTLLSAAGYRVVELPAFCCGAMDLHDGATSEADRAAAQVRAAWQQANARYLVSVTPGCIGTLRHALPEAQVVDPLTLLADRIDRLDFRPLEERVALHIPCTQYNVTRSDGALLALLRKIPGLDVQALPRPPHCCGAAGSHMLTFPERAATLRDQTLRQVAALAADRVLSSNIGCRMHLASGMDADAARKTQHPLVMLAQQLIAPRSP from the coding sequence ATGCGCATCGCCGAGCTGGCCGATCAATGCGTGCAGTGCGGATTATGCCTGCCGGTGTGCCCCACCTACGCGCTGGACGCCAATGAAGTGGAGTCGCCCCGGGGCCGCATCGCGCTCGCCGCGGCCCTCGCGCGGGGCCAGGTGGAGGCCAGCGCGGATCTTCGAATCCATCTGGATCACTGCCTGGGCTGCCTCAACTGTCAGAAGGTCTGCCCCGCGCACGTGAAATATGACGATCTGCTGGTGCAGACCCGGGCCCTTCTGGGAGCGGCCCCGGAGCGCCCGACGCAGCTGCTCGAGATCATCAAGCGCCCGGCTCAATGGACGCGCTGGCGACGGATCGGCCAGTGGACAGCATTTGACGCATGGAAAGGGGCAGTCGCGCCGATACTGGCCAGGCCGAGTCTGCGCAACGCCCTCGCGGTTTGGCCGAAGTGGCCCCTGCCCGCACGGCACCAAGGCGTCGCAGGCACTGTGAGCGCAGACGACGATGTCGTCGCCCTCTTTCCCGGCTGTATCGCCAGTGTGGAAGACCGTGATGCGCAGGCCGCCGCCACAACACTATTGAGTGCAGCCGGCTACCGGGTCGTCGAACTTCCGGCATTCTGCTGTGGCGCCATGGATCTCCATGACGGCGCCACGAGCGAGGCCGACCGGGCCGCAGCGCAGGTTCGCGCCGCCTGGCAGCAGGCAAACGCCCGGTACCTTGTGTCCGTGACACCCGGCTGCATCGGCACGCTGCGCCACGCGCTTCCCGAAGCCCAGGTGGTCGACCCACTCACGCTTCTCGCCGATCGCATCGACCGGCTGGACTTCCGGCCGCTGGAAGAACGCGTGGCGCTCCATATCCCCTGCACCCAATACAACGTGACCCGCAGCGACGGCGCCTTGCTTGCACTCCTGCGCAAGATTCCCGGCCTCGACGTACAGGCCCTGCCCCGCCCGCCCCACTGCTGCGGTGCCGCCGGCAGCCACATGCTGACCTTCCCCGAACGCGCCGCCACCTTGCGTGACCAGACGCTGCGTCAGGTCGCCGCGTTGGCAGCGGATCGTGTCTTGTCGTCCAATATCGGTTGCCGCATGCATCTGGCCTCCGGCATGGATGCGGACGCCGCGCGGAAGACGCAACACCCGCTGGTTATGCTCGCCCAACAATTGATCGCACCGAGGTCGCCATGA
- the rplM gene encoding 50S ribosomal protein L13 encodes MKTFSAKPESVKRDWFVIDATDKTLGRLSTEIARRLRGKHKPEFTPHVDTGDYIVVVNAEKVAVTGAKLDDKMYHRFTGYVGNLKTTSLKDMLASHPERVIEIAVKGMLPKNPLGRAMYRKLKVYGGSEHPHTAQQPQALEI; translated from the coding sequence ATGAAAACGTTCAGCGCCAAGCCTGAAAGCGTCAAGCGCGACTGGTTCGTGATCGACGCCACCGACAAGACGCTCGGTCGTCTGTCGACCGAGATCGCCCGCCGTCTGCGCGGCAAGCACAAGCCGGAATTCACCCCGCACGTTGATACCGGCGATTACATCGTCGTGGTCAATGCGGAGAAGGTGGCTGTCACCGGTGCCAAGCTGGACGACAAGATGTACCACCGTTTTACCGGCTACGTCGGCAACCTGAAGACCACGAGTCTGAAGGACATGCTGGCTTCGCATCCCGAGCGCGTGATTGAAATCGCCGTGAAGGGCATGCTGCCGAAGAACCCGCTGGGTCGCGCCATGTACCGCAAGCTTAAGGTGTACGGTGGCTCCGAGCATCCGCATACCGCACAGCAGCCGCAGGCGCTGGAAATCTAA
- the rpsI gene encoding 30S ribosomal protein S9, producing the protein MAIQQNYGTGRRKTSAARVFLRKGKGDITVNGKTLDQFFGRETSRMIVRQPLELIEATDKFDIMVTVAGGGITGQAGAIRLGIARALVEYDESLKTQLRKAGFVTRDAREVERKKVGLHKARRATQFSKR; encoded by the coding sequence ATGGCGATCCAGCAGAATTACGGCACCGGCCGCCGCAAGACCTCCGCCGCTCGCGTGTTCCTGCGCAAGGGCAAGGGCGACATCACCGTCAACGGCAAGACCCTCGACCAGTTCTTCGGTCGTGAGACCTCGCGCATGATCGTGCGTCAGCCGCTTGAGTTGATCGAAGCGACCGACAAGTTCGACATCATGGTCACGGTCGCTGGCGGTGGCATCACCGGCCAGGCCGGCGCGATCCGCCTGGGCATCGCCCGCGCGCTGGTCGAGTACGACGAAAGCCTGAAGACCCAGCTCCGCAAGGCTGGCTTCGTGACCCGCGACGCTCGCGAAGTCGAGCGTAAGAAGGTCGGTCTCCACAAGGCCCGTCGCGCTACGCAGTTCTCGAAGCGCTAA